The Acidobacteriota bacterium sequence CATGGTCGAATCCTCCAGCCGTCTTTCCCAGAAAAACGGACATGGCCGGCGATGTTCGCCGTGCGAGGCACTACTTCAACGCCCGAATGGTTGAACCCTGATTTGAATCTTTCCTGATTCTGGGTCCGAGCCTACCAGTCCGCGAATTCCTGCAAAAAGAAAAACGCCCGGTAGCCAGCGAGGGCCACCGGGCGTTGTCGAGCCTCGCGGGCTCGGCCGAGCGCTCAGATCGCGGCGATGCGGTCGGCGCGGGAGAAGAAGAAGGCGGTTTCGAGAGCGGCGTTCTCGGGCGAGTCGCTGCCGTGGATGGCGTTCTTCTCGATCGAGGTGCCGTAGAGGGCGCGGATGGTGCCGGCCTCGGCCTTCGATACGTCGGTGGCGCCCATCACCTGGCGCAGATGCGCAATCGCGTTGTCGCGCTCGAGCACCGCCGGGATGCACGGACCGCTGGTCATGAACTCCACCAGGCTGCCGAAGAACGGCCGCTCCTTGTGCACCTCGTAAAAGGCTTCGGCCTGAGCCTGGCTGAGGT is a genomic window containing:
- the ndk gene encoding nucleoside-diphosphate kinase — translated: METTLTILKPDSVAAGNAGKILAHLEAEGFVLRGLKVIHLSQAQAEAFYEVHKERPFFGSLVEFMTSGPCIPAVLERDNAIAHLRQVMGATDVSKAEAGTIRALYGTSIEKNAIHGSDSPENAALETAFFFSRADRIAAI